The Streptomyces nigra genome includes the window GAGCCGGTGGTCGGTGTGCGAGGACACCTGTGAGACGGCGGCCCTGGTCGTGTCGGAACTGGTCACCAACGCGATCGTGCACACCGCCAGCGAGCACATCGTGTGCGAGCTGCACGACGGTGCCGATCTCGTCCGCATAGCCGTGCGCGACGAGGGGTGCGCGGCCGGTGAGCCCCACTCGTCGCCCGCGCGTCAGGCGGAGGAGCACGGCAGGGGGCTGCTCCTCATAGACGCGCTGTGCCATGCGTGGGGGGCCCACGAGCACGGGTCCGGTCTGATCGTGTGGGCCGAGCTGCCGCGCACTACGGCGGACGCCGGCGCCCCGGTGGACGCCCGGGAACCGCGGAACGACCTCGGCTGGGGCTCCCGCCCCAAGCCCGGCCCGGCCGACGGCTCCGGCGACGAGGACGAGGCGCACGGCCGCCACGACGGGACGGGCGACACCTTCCCAGAACACCCCAGCACAGGGCACGACGGCACAGGGACGGGGGCCGCATGGCTGTGATCGGTCTGTCCGGCGGCGGCCAGACGCTGAGCCTGGACTCGCTGGTCCGCTTCCGCCGCGGCATGCGCACGACCGCCGCTCCGCGCCGGCTGCCCCTCCCG containing:
- a CDS encoding ATP-binding protein codes for the protein MASVIPSPPLGTDATVVPHGLGADGPPPARADSAAGRGVGPQRRAGERRFRFELAAHPGSAAQARRLTTARLSRWSVCEDTCETAALVVSELVTNAIVHTASEHIVCELHDGADLVRIAVRDEGCAAGEPHSSPARQAEEHGRGLLLIDALCHAWGAHEHGSGLIVWAELPRTTADAGAPVDAREPRNDLGWGSRPKPGPADGSGDEDEAHGRHDGTGDTFPEHPSTGHDGTGTGAAWL